GACCTGCCGGTCTGCGTGTCCGCGGGTCAATCTAGTGCCCCCGCATGGGGAGTTCACCGGTTACGCGCCCGGACCTGCGGCGATCCCCGTGGAGCGGCCGTATGTCCACGACGGACAACGCAAACCGCGAACCGCGCCCGGATGGAGCATGCCCCACCCCGCCCCTCGCCCCTAACCTGCGAAGAAAGCACCCGAAACACCCCCAGGAGCCCCGCATGAGCGCAGTCCCGCAGGAGCGCCGCGTCGTCACCGCCATCCCCGGTCCGAAGTCGCAGGAGCTGCAGGCCCGACGTACCGCCGTGGTCGCGGCCGGCGTGGGCTCCACGCTGCCGGTCTTCACCGCCCGCGCGGGCGGCGGCATCATCGAGGACGTCGACGGCAACCGCCTGATCGACTTCGGTTCCGGCATCGCCGTGACCTCGGTCGGCGCCTCCGCCGAGGCCGTCGTGCGCCGCGCCTCCGCCCAGCTGCAGGACTTCACCCACACCTGTTTCATGGTCACGCCGTACGAGGGCTACGTCGCCGTCGCCGAGGCGCTGGCCGAGCTGACGCCGGGTGACCACGCCAAGAAGTCCGCGCTGTTCAACTCGGGCGCCGAGGCCGTCGAGAACGCCGTCAAGATCGCCCGTGCGTACACCAAGCGCCAGGCCGTCGTCGTCTTCGACCACGGCTACCACGGCCGTACGAACCTGACGATGGCGCTGACCAGCAAGAACATGCCGTACAAGAACGGCTTCGGCCCGTTCGCGCCCGAGGTCTACCGCGTGCCGGTGGCCTACGGCTACCGCTGGCTGACCGGCGCGGAGAACGCGGGCGCCGAGGCCTCCGCCCAGGCGATCGACCAGATCACCAAGCAGATCGGCGCCGACAACGTCGCCGCGATCATCATCGAGCCGGTCCTCGGCGAGGGCGGCTTCATCGAGCCGGCGAAGGGCTTCCTGCCCGCGATCCGCCAGTTCGCCGCGGACAACGGCATCGTCTTCGTCGCGGACGAGATCCAGTCCGGCTTCTGCCGCACCGGCCAGTGGTTCGCGTGCGAGGACGAGGGCATCGTCCCCGACCTGATCACGACCGCCAAGGGCATCGCGGGCGGTCTGCCGCTCGCCGCCGTGACGGGCCGCGCCGAGATCATGGACGCCGCGCACGCGGGCGGCCTCGGCGGCACCTACGGCGGCAACCCGGTGGCCTGCGCCGGTGCGCTCGGCGCCATCGAGACCATGAAGGAGCTCGACCTCAACGCCAAGGCGAAGAACATCGAGGCCATCATGAAGGCCCGCCTCGCCACCATGGCCGAGAAGTTCGACATCATCGGCGACATCCGTGGCCGCGGCGCGATGATCGCCATCGAGCTCGTCAAGGACAAGGCCACCAAGGAGCCGCACCCGGCCGCCGCCGCCGCGCTCGCCAAGGCCTGCCACGCCGAGGGTCTGCTGGTCCTCACCTGTGGCACCTACGGCAACGTGCTGCGCTTCCTTCCCCCGCTCGTCATCGGTGACGACCTGCTCAACGAGGGCCTGGACATCATCGAGACCGCGTTCGCGGGCGTCTGAGCCGCTCCGGCGACTTCAGGCAAGGGGCAGGGCGTGTGAAGAACGTGTGCGGGGCCGATGACGGGTTGCTGTTCCCGCTGTCGGACACCCACGCCCTGCCGTACGGTTTCTGCAGATGAGAGAAACACCCCGCCCACAGGGGACTGTGGGCGAAACCGGGACGGAGCCTCCCCAGCCCCGCCCTGGTCGTGCCCTCGCGCACACACCCGGAGCTTCCGGCTCCGGAACTCCTCACCGATCGGATGGCCGCCCGCCCCAAACCCCCCGGGGCGTGCGGCAAACCGATCAGATCGGCCGCCTCGGAACTACCCCCCCTGTTCCGGGGCGGCCGACCATTTTCCGCTGGGCCGCCGTTCTGAGCGCCCTGCTCTTCCTCTTCCTCACCTGGCAGATCGCCGTCGGCGGTGCGCTGCGCCGCGCGGACGAACGCCTCGGTGACGCGATCGGATCCAGCCGCCTGCCGAACCGGGCCGCCGAACTCCTCGCCGACCTCGGCAACATCGCCGTCGCGCTCCCGGTCCTCACCGCCGTCCTCGGCTACGCCGCCTGGCGCGCCCGTCGCGACGGCGTGCCCCGCTGGTGGAAGCCCCCCGTCATCGCCGCGCTGACGATGGCCGCCGTCCCGCTCCTGGTCGTCCCGGTCAAGGAGACCGTCGCCCGGACGGGCCCGGCCGTGATGGGCCCCGGCACCGGCTTCTACCCGTCGGGCCACGCGACGACGGCGGCGGTCGCGTACGGCGCCTGCCTGCTCCTCCTGCTGCCGTACGTGCGTGGCGCCTACGCGCGCCGCGAACTCGTCATCGGCTACACGGTCCTGAACGCGGCCGTCGGCCTCGGTCTGATGCGGCGCGGCTACCACTGGCCGCTGGACGTCGTCGGCGGCTGGTGCCTCTCGGTGGTCCTGCTGTACGTCATGTGCGCGGTGTGGGCGGGCCGGGCGCCCCGCGGCTGACCCGGCCGGCCCATCGGGCTACTCGTGGATGTCGTCCCGGGCGAGCTGCGCGGCTGCCTCGTGCATCGCCAGTTCCAGGACGGTCGGGTCGGTGAGGGTGCCCGAGCCGTCGGGCGGGATCAGCCAGCGGACTCCGCCGGCGGCACGGCCGGGAAGGGGATGCGGCACGACGATCCAGGTGCCACGGCCCGCGCCGCGCACCCCCGTGCCGAGCCAGCGGGTGGCCGTGCCGGAAGGTACGAAGAAGCCCATGCGGGCGTCACCGAAGTCGGCGAGCACGGGGCCCGGCCGGTCGATGACACGGGTGAGCACGTCGAGCGTCGGATACCCCAGCTCGCCGGGCAGTATCAGTACGTCCCAGAGCCTGCCCGCGGGAAGGAGCGCGACCCCGAGGGGGTTGCGCTCCCATTCCCAGCGGCAGGCGTCCGGATCAGGTGCCACGGACGCCAGCCACTCGACCGCCGACTTCGCCCCCGAGCCAGTCATGGCGGGACCTCCTCTTCCTGGTACGCAGTTGCCGAAAGCTGTGCGTGTCACCAGGGAGAGGAGGCCGGGCCGCGAGCATTACGCGGGTTCTGCCCACGAGTTGTTCCGGACTTGCCGATCCGGACCGGTGGTTCGGGACTTGTCAGCTGTCGAAGCCGAGGCCCGCCTTGTCCATGGCCTTCAGCCACAGGTTGCGCCGGCCGCCGTTGTCGTCGGCGCGCGCCAGGGACCACTTGGTGAGCGCGATCCCGGTGTAGGCGAACGGCTCGGGCGGGAAGGGCAGCGGCTTCGTGCGGACCATCTCCAGCTCCGTACGCTCCGTTCGCTCACCGGAGAGCAGGTCGAGCATCACGTCCGCGCCGAAGCGGGTCGCGCCCACGCCGAGGCCGGTGTACCCGGCGGCGTACGCGACGCGGCCCTTGTGGGCCGTGCCGAAGAACGCCGAGAAGCGTGAGCAGGTATCGATGGCGCCGCCCCACGCGTGGCTGAAGCGCACCCCCTCCAGCTGCGGGAAGCAGGCGAAGAACTGGCCGGCGAGCTTCGCGTACGTCTCGGGCCTGTGGTCGTACTCGGCGCGCACCCGGCCGCCGTAGGGATAGATCGCGTCGTAGCCGCCCCACAGGATCCGGTTGTCCGCGGAGAGCCGGAAGTAGTGGAACTGGTTGGCCGAGTCGCCGAGGCCCTGGCGGTTCTTCCAGCCGATGGAGGCCAGCTGGTCGTCGGTCAGGGGCTCGGTCATCAGCGCGTAGTCGTAGACCGGGACGGTGTACGAGCGCACGCGCTTGACCAGGGACGGGAAGACGTTCGTGCCGAGCGCGACGTGCTGGGCGAAGACGCGCCCGTAGGGGGTGCGGACCGCGGTCCCGGCGCCGGACGAGGAGAGTTCGAGCGCCGGGGTGTGCTCGTAGAAGCGCACGCCGAGGTCGAGGCAGGCCTGCTTGAGGCCCCAGGCGAGCTTGGCGGGGTGCAGCATCGCGACACCGCGCCGGTCGTACAGGGCGCCGAGGAAGGTCGGCGAGTCGACCTGTTCGCGGGTCGCGTCGGCGTCGAGCAGCTCGGTGCCGTCCGCGAGGCCCGTCTCGGTCAACTCCTGGTGGAATTCCTGGAGTTCGGTGACCTGATGCGGCTCGGTGGCCACGTCCAGTTCGCCGGTGCGCTCGAAGTCGCAGTCGATGGAGTAGCGGGCGACCGCCTCCTCGATCGCGTCGAGGTTGCGGTTGCCGAGCTCCTCCAGCTTCGCGATCTCGCCGGGCCAGCGGGCCAGCCCGTTCGCGACGCCGTGTGTCAGGGAGGCGGCGCAGAATCCTCCGTTGCGGCCGGAAGCCGCCCAGCCCACCTCCTGCCCTTCGAGCAGGACCACGTCGCGCCCGGGGTCGCGCTCCTTGGCGAGGAGCGCGGTCCACAGGCCGCTGTAGCCGCCGCCGACGACGAGCAGGTCGCAGCGTTCGTCGCCGGTCAGCGCCGGCTGGGCCTGCGGCTTGCCGGGGTCGTCCAGCCAGTAGGACAGCGGCTTGGCGTCCGCCAGTGACTTGATCCAGTCGGTACCACGGTTCATGGCACGTGCGGCCATGATTTCAACTCCCTCAAACTGCCTTGTTCTTTCGCTTGCCGATCAGCATTGCGGCAAGGACCAGCAGCACGGCGACGATGAACATCGCCGTACCGATGACATTGATCTGAACGGGCGTACCGCGCTGCGCCGATCCCCAGACGAACATGGGAAAGGTCACGGTCGAGCCCGCGTTGAAGTTGGTGATGATGAAGTCGTCGAAGGAGAGCGCGAAGGCGAGCAGCGCGCCCGCGGCGATGCCCGGCGCGGCGATCGGCAGGGTGACCCGTACGAAGGTCTGGACGGGACCGGCGTAGAGGTCCTGGGCGGCCTGTTCGAGGCGCGGGTCCATCGACATGACGCGCGCCTTGACGGCCGTCACGACGAAGCTGAGGCAGAACATGATGTGGGCGATGAGGATCGTCCAGAAGCCGAGCTGCGCGCCCATGTTGAGGAAGAGCGTGAGCAGCGAGGCGGCCATGACGACCTCGGGCATCGCCATCGGCAGGAAGATCAGCGAGTTCACGGCGCCGCGGGCCCGGAAGCGGTAGCGCACCAGGGCGAAGGCGATCATCGTGCCGAGGACGGTGGCGCCGATCGTCGCCCACAGGGCGATCTGGAGGCTCAGGGACAGCGAGCCGCACATGTCGGCGACGCCGCACGGGTTCGTCCACGCGTCGAGGGAGAACTGCTGCCACTCGTAATTGAAGCGCCCCTTCGGCTTGTTGAAGGAGAACACCGTCACGATGACGTTGGGCAGGAGCAGATAGCCGAGGGTGACCAGACCCGCGATGACGACGAGATTGCGGCGCAGCCAGCGT
The DNA window shown above is from Streptomyces sp. NBC_01445 and carries:
- the gabT gene encoding 4-aminobutyrate--2-oxoglutarate transaminase, with the protein product MSAVPQERRVVTAIPGPKSQELQARRTAVVAAGVGSTLPVFTARAGGGIIEDVDGNRLIDFGSGIAVTSVGASAEAVVRRASAQLQDFTHTCFMVTPYEGYVAVAEALAELTPGDHAKKSALFNSGAEAVENAVKIARAYTKRQAVVVFDHGYHGRTNLTMALTSKNMPYKNGFGPFAPEVYRVPVAYGYRWLTGAENAGAEASAQAIDQITKQIGADNVAAIIIEPVLGEGGFIEPAKGFLPAIRQFAADNGIVFVADEIQSGFCRTGQWFACEDEGIVPDLITTAKGIAGGLPLAAVTGRAEIMDAAHAGGLGGTYGGNPVACAGALGAIETMKELDLNAKAKNIEAIMKARLATMAEKFDIIGDIRGRGAMIAIELVKDKATKEPHPAAAAALAKACHAEGLLVLTCGTYGNVLRFLPPLVIGDDLLNEGLDIIETAFAGV
- a CDS encoding phosphatase PAP2 family protein produces the protein MRQTDQIGRLGTTPPVPGRPTIFRWAAVLSALLFLFLTWQIAVGGALRRADERLGDAIGSSRLPNRAAELLADLGNIAVALPVLTAVLGYAAWRARRDGVPRWWKPPVIAALTMAAVPLLVVPVKETVARTGPAVMGPGTGFYPSGHATTAAVAYGACLLLLLPYVRGAYARRELVIGYTVLNAAVGLGLMRRGYHWPLDVVGGWCLSVVLLYVMCAVWAGRAPRG
- a CDS encoding NAD(P)/FAD-dependent oxidoreductase, with the protein product MAARAMNRGTDWIKSLADAKPLSYWLDDPGKPQAQPALTGDERCDLLVVGGGYSGLWTALLAKERDPGRDVVLLEGQEVGWAASGRNGGFCAASLTHGVANGLARWPGEIAKLEELGNRNLDAIEEAVARYSIDCDFERTGELDVATEPHQVTELQEFHQELTETGLADGTELLDADATREQVDSPTFLGALYDRRGVAMLHPAKLAWGLKQACLDLGVRFYEHTPALELSSSGAGTAVRTPYGRVFAQHVALGTNVFPSLVKRVRSYTVPVYDYALMTEPLTDDQLASIGWKNRQGLGDSANQFHYFRLSADNRILWGGYDAIYPYGGRVRAEYDHRPETYAKLAGQFFACFPQLEGVRFSHAWGGAIDTCSRFSAFFGTAHKGRVAYAAGYTGLGVGATRFGADVMLDLLSGERTERTELEMVRTKPLPFPPEPFAYTGIALTKWSLARADDNGGRRNLWLKAMDKAGLGFDS
- a CDS encoding ABC transporter permease; amino-acid sequence: MPFVRWLRRNLVVIAGLVTLGYLLLPNVIVTVFSFNKPKGRFNYEWQQFSLDAWTNPCGVADMCGSLSLSLQIALWATIGATVLGTMIAFALVRYRFRARGAVNSLIFLPMAMPEVVMAASLLTLFLNMGAQLGFWTILIAHIMFCLSFVVTAVKARVMSMDPRLEQAAQDLYAGPVQTFVRVTLPIAAPGIAAGALLAFALSFDDFIITNFNAGSTVTFPMFVWGSAQRGTPVQINVIGTAMFIVAVLLVLAAMLIGKRKNKAV